Proteins from a single region of Desulfolutivibrio sulfoxidireducens:
- a CDS encoding DUF3343 domain-containing protein, with protein MTLGLLGLFRGKDPGAPAASKADRGLLVFENTSEVIRAEKALKAAGFAVTVVGPPPEIQKGCDLVVEYPLIEGLNILRLLESAGVPPLDAIPVTGPLLTPVDLFQVKDFGDHLMVRAANMKLTVEKGTWMIVNVSGGGCPDVPYLAARLIGHTLAEAPSPREIGHTLCGYALGLAFEELQRRCSPS; from the coding sequence ATGACGTTGGGACTTCTCGGCCTTTTTCGCGGAAAAGACCCCGGTGCGCCAGCCGCATCCAAGGCGGACCGGGGTCTTTTGGTATTCGAGAACACCAGCGAGGTCATCCGGGCTGAAAAGGCCCTCAAGGCCGCCGGCTTCGCGGTCACGGTGGTTGGTCCGCCGCCCGAGATCCAGAAAGGCTGCGATCTGGTGGTGGAATACCCCCTGATCGAGGGCTTAAACATCCTGCGGCTGCTCGAGTCCGCCGGGGTGCCGCCCCTGGACGCGATTCCGGTCACCGGGCCGCTTCTGACCCCGGTGGACCTCTTCCAGGTCAAGGACTTCGGGGACCACCTGATGGTCCGGGCCGCGAACATGAAGCTGACCGTGGAGAAGGGTACCTGGATGATCGTCAACGTCTCGGGGGGCGGCTGTCCGGACGTGCCGTACCTGGCGGCCCGACTGATCGGGCATACCCTGGCCGAGGCCCCCTCCCCGCGCGAGATAGGCCACACCCTGTGCGGCTACGCCCTGGGGCTGGCCTTCGAGGAGCTGCAACGTCGATGCTCGCCGTCGTAG
- a CDS encoding NAD(P)H-hydrate dehydratase, whose protein sequence is MLAVVGTIPDPDIPVIEGQALFSDHGITVSGLRIAPDRGTPALLGAACAACAVLGLPAPYAFLVGDEGLGHGSRELYRHLVAVLPGLALSTLAFHYLQPDVMWHDRVLFAVEAMRPRPRLIADAGFMYAAKMSGQAAAYDLFTPDAGELAFLADETAPHPFYTRGFILHDDNHVPDLIGRAYACENAAACLLVKGCTDHVADATGVLYAVEGPSEEAMEAMGGTGDTLTGTAAALVEAGRPVPEAARIAARVNRLAGRLARPHPGSRISEIIAHIPRALTQALSEEVP, encoded by the coding sequence ATGCTCGCCGTCGTAGGCACCATCCCTGACCCGGATATCCCGGTGATCGAGGGCCAGGCCCTTTTTTCCGACCACGGCATCACGGTCTCGGGGCTCCGCATTGCCCCGGACCGGGGCACACCCGCGCTTCTGGGCGCGGCCTGCGCCGCATGCGCCGTCTTGGGCCTGCCCGCGCCCTACGCCTTCCTGGTCGGCGACGAGGGCCTGGGGCACGGCAGCCGCGAACTCTACCGCCACCTCGTCGCGGTCCTGCCCGGCCTGGCCCTGTCCACCCTGGCCTTCCACTACCTGCAACCGGACGTCATGTGGCACGACAGGGTGCTGTTCGCCGTGGAGGCCATGCGTCCGCGCCCAAGGCTCATCGCCGACGCCGGATTCATGTACGCGGCCAAGATGAGCGGCCAGGCCGCCGCCTACGACCTGTTCACCCCGGACGCCGGGGAACTGGCCTTTCTGGCCGACGAGACCGCGCCGCATCCCTTCTATACCCGGGGGTTCATCCTGCACGACGACAACCATGTCCCGGACCTGATCGGCCGGGCCTACGCCTGCGAGAACGCGGCCGCCTGCCTGCTGGTCAAGGGATGCACGGACCATGTGGCGGACGCCACCGGCGTGCTGTATGCAGTGGAGGGACCAAGCGAGGAGGCCATGGAGGCCATGGGCGGCACCGGGGACACGCTGACGGGAACGGCGGCGGCCCTGGTGGAGGCCGGACGCCCCGTTCCCGAGGCGGCCCGGATCGCGGCCCGGGTCAACCGGCTGGCCGGGAGGCTGGCCCGTCCCCATCCGGGATCGCGCATCTCGGAGATCATCGCCCACATCCCGCGGGCCCTGACCCAGGCCCTTTCCGAGGAGGTCCCATGA
- a CDS encoding type II toxin-antitoxin system RelE/ParE family toxin: MPWSVEYLNERIRAEYASLPGDIRARFSRIIAMIETHGLEFVGMPYVRHIEGKLWEMRASGRDGIARGMYVTARGKRVVLVHVFVKKTQKTPRAEITKALAKAHEVDREQENPGRS, from the coding sequence ATGCCGTGGTCGGTGGAATACCTCAACGAACGCATCCGGGCGGAGTACGCCTCCCTTCCCGGAGACATCCGGGCCCGGTTTTCCAGGATCATAGCCATGATCGAGACGCACGGCCTTGAGTTTGTGGGCATGCCGTATGTCCGGCACATCGAAGGCAAGCTCTGGGAGATGCGGGCCAGCGGCCGGGACGGCATCGCCCGGGGCATGTATGTGACCGCGCGGGGCAAGCGCGTGGTCCTGGTCCATGTCTTCGTGAAAAAAACCCAAAAAACGCCCCGGGCGGAAATCACCAAGGCCCTGGCCAAGGCCCATGAGGTGGATCGTGAACAAGAGAATCCTGGACGATCATGA
- a CDS encoding helix-turn-helix transcriptional regulator, with translation MNKRILDDHDAWMRDDAAYRDAYEALGPEFAVAEALISARVAAGMTQADVAAALGVKQPAVARIESGGNVSLKTLEKYARVLKRRIKIDLVPA, from the coding sequence GTGAACAAGAGAATCCTGGACGATCATGACGCCTGGATGCGCGACGACGCCGCATACCGCGACGCCTACGAGGCCCTGGGACCCGAATTCGCCGTGGCCGAGGCGCTGATCTCCGCGCGCGTCGCGGCCGGCATGACCCAGGCCGACGTGGCCGCCGCCCTCGGGGTGAAACAACCGGCCGTGGCCCGGATCGAGTCCGGCGGGAACGTGTCCCTGAAGACCCTGGAGAAGTACGCCCGGGTCCTGAAGCGCCGGATCAAGATTGACTTGGTCCCCGCATAG
- the tgt gene encoding tRNA guanosine(34) transglycosylase Tgt — protein sequence MTTPGAFTILARDGAARRASLATAHGVVQTPAFMPVGTQGSVKSLCPRDLREIGTQILLGNTYHLYLRPGDELIAKLGGLHRFMAWDGPILTDSGGFQVFSLAGLRRLTPDGVEFASHIDGSKHFFSPEKVVSIQQNLGSDIMMVLDECVPYGADFEYTKKSLALTTAWAKRCREAHGPGQNGQLLFGIVQGGFFPELRAESASQITSLGFDGHALGGISVGEPRPEMHAIINAATPHLPEFKPRYLMGVGAPQDILAGVAAGIDMFDCVLATRNARNGTLFTSTGKVNVKKAAFREDDSPLDPACSCYACRTFSRAYLRHLYIAKELLSYRLNTIHNLTFFLSLTQRIRDAIETGTFASLKAEIDAIYPPDAPTGE from the coding sequence ATGACCACACCCGGCGCCTTCACCATTCTCGCCCGCGACGGCGCGGCCCGCCGCGCCTCGCTCGCCACCGCCCACGGCGTGGTCCAGACCCCGGCGTTCATGCCCGTGGGCACCCAGGGCTCGGTCAAAAGCCTGTGCCCGCGGGACCTGCGCGAGATCGGCACCCAGATCCTTCTCGGCAACACCTACCATCTCTATCTGCGCCCCGGCGACGAGCTTATCGCCAAGCTCGGCGGCCTGCACCGGTTCATGGCCTGGGACGGCCCCATCCTGACCGACAGCGGCGGCTTCCAGGTGTTCAGCCTGGCCGGGCTTCGCCGCCTGACCCCGGACGGCGTGGAATTCGCCTCGCACATCGACGGCTCGAAACACTTCTTCAGCCCCGAAAAGGTCGTGTCCATCCAGCAAAACCTGGGCTCGGACATCATGATGGTCCTCGACGAATGCGTGCCCTACGGCGCGGACTTCGAATACACCAAGAAATCCCTGGCCCTGACCACGGCCTGGGCCAAGCGCTGCCGCGAGGCCCACGGGCCAGGGCAGAACGGCCAGCTCCTGTTCGGCATCGTCCAGGGCGGCTTTTTCCCGGAGCTTCGGGCCGAAAGCGCCTCCCAGATCACCTCGCTCGGTTTCGACGGCCACGCCCTGGGCGGCATCAGCGTGGGCGAACCGCGCCCCGAGATGCACGCCATCATCAACGCCGCCACGCCGCATCTGCCTGAGTTCAAGCCCCGCTACCTCATGGGCGTGGGCGCGCCCCAGGACATCCTGGCCGGGGTGGCCGCCGGCATCGACATGTTCGACTGCGTCCTGGCCACCCGCAACGCCCGAAACGGCACGCTTTTCACCTCCACCGGCAAGGTCAACGTCAAAAAGGCCGCCTTCCGCGAGGACGACTCGCCGCTTGACCCGGCCTGCTCCTGCTACGCCTGCCGCACCTTCTCCCGGGCCTACCTGCGCCACCTCTACATCGCCAAGGAACTGCTCTCCTATCGCTTAAACACCATCCACAACCTGACGTTCTTCCTCTCGCTCACGCAACGCATCCGCGACGCCATCGAGACCGGCACGTTCGCCAGCCTCAAGGCCGAAATCGACGCCATCTACCCGCCCGACGCCCCCACCGGGGAGTAA
- a CDS encoding DUF1786 domain-containing protein: MTQTTLCLDIGSGTQDVLYYDPSLEPENCPKFVLPSPARMVAARIRELTTAGRGVHLFGTNMGGGFFRAVKAHLDAGMAVTATPESAYSLGDDMGRLTSMGVVLAESCPAGHVPVHVADFDPGFWRSFLGAAGLPMPDRVAAAAQDHGFHPGKSNRRGRFTLWETFLSEAGGHPEALVYETPPVMLTRLRALRDSIGGGLTTDTASAAVLGALFDPDVAAACDQAGAVILNMGNSHILGALVFGGRIHGIYEQHQGLRQPEAVWEDLELFRRGELTLDMVFDAGGHGCMTLPLPAEARGFPRTFILGPKRGLLAGRDAVFPCPGGDMMLAGCFGLVKGMEWRREKER; encoded by the coding sequence ATGACCCAAACCACCCTGTGCCTGGATATCGGCTCGGGAACCCAGGATGTCCTGTATTACGATCCGTCCCTTGAACCGGAAAACTGCCCCAAGTTCGTGCTGCCGTCCCCGGCCAGGATGGTGGCGGCCAGGATTCGCGAACTGACCACCGCCGGGCGCGGCGTCCATCTTTTCGGCACGAACATGGGCGGCGGGTTCTTTCGCGCGGTCAAGGCCCACCTGGATGCCGGGATGGCCGTCACCGCCACGCCCGAGTCGGCTTATTCCCTTGGCGACGACATGGGGCGGCTCACATCCATGGGCGTCGTGCTGGCCGAATCCTGCCCGGCCGGGCATGTGCCGGTGCATGTGGCGGACTTTGATCCGGGATTCTGGCGGTCCTTTCTGGGCGCGGCCGGGCTGCCCATGCCGGATCGCGTGGCCGCCGCGGCCCAGGACCATGGCTTTCATCCCGGCAAAAGCAACCGCCGGGGCCGGTTCACCCTGTGGGAAACCTTTTTGTCCGAGGCCGGGGGGCATCCCGAGGCCCTGGTCTACGAGACGCCGCCGGTCATGCTCACCCGGCTGCGCGCCCTGCGCGACTCGATCGGCGGCGGCCTCACGACGGATACGGCCTCGGCCGCCGTGCTCGGAGCGCTTTTCGATCCCGACGTGGCCGCGGCCTGCGATCAGGCCGGGGCCGTGATCCTGAACATGGGCAACAGCCATATCCTGGGGGCACTGGTTTTCGGCGGGCGCATCCATGGCATCTACGAGCAGCACCAGGGCCTTCGCCAGCCGGAGGCGGTGTGGGAGGATCTGGAACTCTTCCGGCGCGGGGAACTGACCCTGGATATGGTCTTCGACGCCGGCGGCCACGGCTGCATGACCCTGCCGCTTCCGGCCGAGGCCCGGGGATTCCCCCGGACGTTCATCCTCGGCCCCAAACGCGGCCTTCTGGCCGGACGCGACGCCGTGTTCCCCTGCCCCGGCGGGGACATGATGCTGGCCGGGTGCTTCGGGCTGGTGAAGGGGATGGAGTGGAGACGGGAGAAGGAGAGATAA
- the gcvH gene encoding glycine cleavage system protein GcvH: MIPKDLLYSKTHEWVKIEGGIAVVGITYFAQEQLGDITYVDLPKVGTVFEAGQEMGSVESVKAASELYCPVSGEVMEINPELDAAPEKINADPFGEGWMIKIKVADEPIGLLSPEEYAEIAQAEH; this comes from the coding sequence ATGATTCCTAAAGACTTACTCTACTCCAAAACCCACGAATGGGTGAAGATCGAGGGCGGCATCGCCGTGGTGGGCATCACCTATTTTGCCCAGGAGCAACTCGGCGACATCACCTACGTGGATCTACCCAAGGTCGGAACCGTTTTCGAGGCCGGACAGGAGATGGGCTCCGTGGAGTCGGTCAAGGCCGCCAGCGAACTGTATTGCCCCGTGTCCGGAGAGGTCATGGAGATCAACCCCGAGCTTGACGCCGCGCCCGAGAAAATCAACGCCGATCCCTTCGGCGAGGGCTGGATGATCAAGATCAAGGTGGCCGACGAACCCATCGGCCTTCTTTCGCCCGAGGAATACGCCGAAATCGCCCAGGCCGAACACTGA
- the gcvPA gene encoding aminomethyl-transferring glycine dehydrogenase subunit GcvPA, whose translation MPYIPHTPDEVREMLDVVGVSSIEELFAEIPAELRPKRLNLPPGLTEMAVRRMMERLAAKNRAETSSFLGGGFYDHYVPSASDLLISRGEFATAYTPYQPEASQGTLQAIFEYQTAASRLFEMDCSNAGVYDGGTALYEAVMMAMRHTRRKKVVVSEAVNPIYRIVLSTYTRNLRLTLQTVPHAHGTDDMAALTRAIDTETAAVVVQNPNFFGVIQDFTALFTTARTRGAVSIISGYPVLQTVLKTPGAMGADIATAEGQSLGLPLSFGGPFLGIMTCRKELVRQMPGRIAGRTKDAAGRTGYVLTLQAREQHIRRQKATSNICSNQALCALRALVNLCLAGDEGLARQAALSIENAHYAAMRLNCIPGVSLLAPDVPYGNEFTVLFPINGKRIARALMDEGIVPGFPLGRYYPGLENALLVCCTEKHGREEIDRLARRVEKAL comes from the coding sequence ATGCCCTACATTCCCCATACCCCGGATGAGGTCCGGGAGATGCTCGATGTTGTCGGCGTATCGAGCATTGAGGAGCTTTTCGCCGAAATCCCCGCCGAACTGCGTCCAAAACGTCTCAATCTGCCCCCGGGACTGACCGAAATGGCGGTCCGGCGCATGATGGAGCGGCTGGCAGCCAAAAACCGGGCCGAGACGTCGAGCTTCCTTGGCGGCGGCTTCTATGACCACTACGTGCCCTCGGCCTCGGACCTGCTCATCTCCCGGGGCGAATTCGCCACAGCCTACACCCCCTACCAGCCCGAGGCCTCCCAGGGCACGCTCCAGGCCATCTTTGAATATCAGACGGCCGCAAGCCGGCTCTTCGAGATGGACTGTTCCAACGCCGGGGTCTACGACGGCGGCACGGCGCTCTACGAGGCGGTGATGATGGCCATGCGCCACACCAGACGCAAAAAGGTGGTGGTCAGCGAGGCCGTCAACCCCATCTACCGCATCGTGCTGTCCACCTACACCAGGAACCTGCGCCTCACGCTTCAGACCGTGCCCCACGCCCACGGCACCGACGACATGGCCGCCCTGACCCGGGCCATTGACACCGAAACGGCCGCTGTGGTGGTTCAAAACCCCAATTTCTTCGGTGTGATCCAGGATTTTACCGCGCTTTTCACGACCGCCAGGACCCGTGGCGCGGTGTCCATCATCTCCGGCTATCCGGTGCTGCAGACCGTGCTCAAAACCCCCGGGGCCATGGGCGCGGACATCGCCACGGCCGAGGGCCAAAGCCTGGGACTGCCCCTGTCCTTCGGCGGCCCATTCCTGGGCATCATGACCTGCCGCAAGGAACTGGTGCGCCAGATGCCCGGCCGCATCGCCGGACGCACCAAGGACGCCGCCGGCCGCACCGGCTACGTCCTCACCCTCCAGGCCCGGGAACAGCACATCCGCCGCCAGAAGGCCACCTCCAACATCTGCTCCAACCAGGCCTTGTGCGCCCTGCGCGCCCTGGTCAACCTGTGCCTGGCCGGCGACGAGGGCCTGGCCCGACAGGCCGCCCTGTCCATCGAAAACGCCCACTACGCGGCTATGCGCCTGAACTGCATCCCCGGGGTGAGCCTGCTGGCCCCCGATGTTCCCTACGGCAACGAATTCACGGTTCTTTTCCCCATAAACGGAAAAAGGATCGCCCGGGCGCTCATGGACGAGGGGATTGTCCCGGGCTTTCCGCTGGGGCGCTACTATCCAGGCCTGGAAAACGCCCTTTTGGTGTGCTGCACCGAAAAACACGGCCGCGAGGAGATCGACCGGCTGGCCAGGAGAGTGGAGAAGGCCCTATGA
- the gcvPB gene encoding aminomethyl-transferring glycine dehydrogenase subunit GcvPB, producing the protein MKTVFDTSVPGREGVWPEKPRTEPVDFIPEGFLRPGRPNLPSLSELDVVRHFTRLSSKNYGVDSNFYPLGSCTMKYNPKFTEEVAALPGFSRLHPLLPQLPGGGDMAAGALEVLYETERLLCEITGMAAFTLHPMAGAHGELTGALMMAAYHADKGHAKTRIICPDSAHGTNPASAAIAGFEVVSIASKDGIIDPEALAAVLDDKVAGVMMTVPNTLGLFERHLPRIVELCRKVDALLYYDGANLNAILGKLRVGDAGFDVVHLNLHKTFATPHGGGGPGSGPVGVSERLIPFLPISRVFKDEAGRFGLRYDYPKSIGYVAPFYGNFGVVLKAYAYILRLGREGLPRVSEHAVLAANYLRKRLEDVLDVPFNRICMHEFVASAERQAKSGVRALDIAKALLDRGYHAPTIYFPLIVKEALMFEPTETESKDTLDAFVADLRDILALAETDPAAVTAAPVTLPVGRLDETHAARAMEITDDLG; encoded by the coding sequence ATGAAGACCGTTTTCGACACATCCGTTCCCGGCCGCGAGGGCGTGTGGCCCGAGAAACCGCGCACCGAGCCTGTTGATTTCATCCCCGAGGGGTTTCTGCGGCCTGGGCGTCCGAACCTGCCCTCCCTGTCCGAACTCGACGTGGTGCGCCACTTCACGCGCCTGTCCTCCAAGAACTACGGTGTGGACTCGAATTTCTATCCGCTCGGGTCCTGCACCATGAAATACAACCCCAAATTCACCGAGGAAGTGGCCGCCCTGCCCGGTTTCTCCAGGCTCCACCCCCTGTTGCCGCAGCTTCCCGGCGGCGGGGACATGGCCGCCGGCGCGCTTGAGGTCCTCTACGAAACCGAGCGGCTTTTGTGCGAGATCACGGGCATGGCCGCCTTCACCCTGCACCCCATGGCCGGGGCCCACGGCGAACTCACCGGCGCGCTCATGATGGCCGCCTACCACGCCGACAAGGGCCACGCCAAAACCAGGATCATCTGCCCGGACTCGGCCCACGGCACCAACCCGGCCTCGGCGGCCATCGCCGGATTCGAGGTGGTGAGCATCGCCTCCAAGGACGGCATCATCGATCCCGAGGCCCTGGCCGCCGTGCTCGACGACAAGGTGGCCGGGGTGATGATGACCGTGCCCAACACCCTGGGCCTGTTTGAACGCCACCTGCCGCGCATCGTCGAGTTGTGCCGCAAGGTGGACGCCCTTTTGTACTACGACGGCGCGAACCTAAACGCCATTCTGGGCAAGCTGCGGGTCGGCGACGCCGGCTTCGACGTGGTGCACTTAAACCTGCACAAGACCTTCGCCACCCCGCACGGCGGCGGCGGTCCCGGCTCGGGCCCCGTGGGCGTCTCGGAGCGGCTTATCCCCTTCTTGCCCATCTCCCGGGTCTTCAAGGACGAGGCCGGCCGCTTCGGACTGCGCTACGACTATCCCAAGTCCATCGGCTACGTGGCCCCGTTTTACGGCAATTTCGGCGTGGTGCTCAAGGCCTACGCCTACATCCTGCGCCTGGGCCGCGAGGGCCTGCCCCGCGTCTCGGAGCATGCCGTCCTGGCCGCCAACTACCTGCGAAAACGCCTGGAGGACGTCCTCGACGTCCCCTTCAACCGCATCTGCATGCACGAATTCGTGGCCTCGGCCGAACGCCAGGCCAAGAGCGGCGTGCGCGCCCTGGACATCGCCAAGGCGCTGCTCGACCGGGGTTACCATGCCCCCACGATCTATTTCCCGCTCATCGTCAAGGAGGCGCTCATGTTCGAGCCCACCGAGACCGAGAGCAAGGACACCCTGGACGCCTTCGTGGCCGACCTGCGCGACATCCTGGCCCTGGCCGAGACCGACCCGGCGGCGGTGACCGCCGCCCCCGTGACCCTGCCCGTGGGACGTCTGGACGAGACCCACGCCGCCCGGGCCATGGAGATCACCGATGACCTCGGCTGA
- a CDS encoding dihydrolipoyl dehydrogenase family protein, which translates to MTSAEPADLFVVGGGPAGTEAALAGAGLGLETVLVEGDQLGGTCLNRGCIPTKLFLGATQAKDELAAQVRLKLAEGTIHVSLSALQTRKERLVSGIRAALSASLAKAGVRVVAGRLAAISPGQARVETPDGPLDVPFKKCILATGSRPAVYPAMAPDNRAILDSTGVLALAEVPESLIIVGAGAIGLEFADIFHRLGSRIILLEGADRIAPAEEPDVGRVLSQALTRKGCVVRAGVRVKSLRTVDDHAVLTLDTGEDIHAAKALVAVGRFPNSDIPGLGECGVRFLGHSQNRAWIDVSEHLLAAPDIYAVGDVNGRTLLAHAASHQALYAARHAAGKTDAPYDPGAVPGCIYGSPETLRVGRMPRELTAQGLSPEISEAQLAANPMAQAHAASLGFVRVVWLEGRVAGVTAVGHGVAAMGTLATVIVNQAWTREDAEKTIFPHPGLDESLRAALLAGKRKS; encoded by the coding sequence ATGACCTCGGCTGAGCCGGCCGACCTTTTCGTCGTCGGCGGCGGGCCGGCCGGGACCGAGGCGGCCCTGGCCGGAGCCGGACTGGGCCTCGAAACGGTCCTGGTGGAAGGCGACCAACTCGGCGGCACCTGCCTCAACCGGGGCTGCATCCCCACCAAGCTCTTTCTCGGGGCCACCCAGGCCAAGGACGAACTGGCCGCCCAGGTCCGCCTGAAGCTGGCCGAAGGCACGATCCACGTCTCCCTGTCCGCCCTGCAGACCCGCAAGGAACGCCTGGTCTCCGGCATCCGGGCGGCCCTTTCGGCCTCCCTGGCCAAGGCCGGGGTGCGCGTGGTCGCCGGCCGCCTGGCCGCCATCTCCCCGGGGCAGGCCCGGGTGGAGACCCCGGACGGCCCCCTGGACGTGCCCTTCAAAAAGTGCATCCTGGCCACGGGCTCGCGGCCGGCCGTCTATCCGGCCATGGCCCCGGACAATCGGGCCATCCTTGACTCCACCGGCGTCCTGGCCCTGGCCGAGGTCCCCGAAAGCCTGATCATCGTCGGGGCCGGGGCCATCGGTCTCGAATTCGCGGACATCTTCCACCGCCTGGGGTCCCGGATCATCCTGCTCGAAGGCGCGGACCGCATCGCCCCGGCCGAGGAGCCGGACGTGGGCAGGGTCCTCTCCCAGGCTCTGACCCGCAAGGGATGCGTGGTCCGGGCCGGCGTGCGGGTCAAAAGCCTGCGCACTGTGGACGACCACGCCGTTTTGACCCTGGACACCGGCGAGGACATCCACGCCGCAAAGGCCCTGGTGGCTGTGGGCCGCTTCCCCAACTCCGACATCCCGGGGCTTGGCGAATGCGGCGTGCGCTTTTTGGGCCACAGCCAGAACCGGGCCTGGATCGACGTTTCCGAACACCTCCTGGCCGCCCCGGACATCTACGCGGTGGGCGACGTCAACGGCCGGACGCTTCTGGCCCACGCCGCCTCGCACCAGGCCCTCTATGCCGCGCGCCACGCCGCCGGCAAAACCGACGCGCCCTATGACCCCGGCGCCGTCCCGGGCTGCATCTATGGCTCCCCCGAAACCCTGCGCGTGGGCCGCATGCCCCGGGAACTCACGGCCCAGGGCCTGTCCCCTGAAATCTCCGAGGCCCAGCTCGCCGCCAACCCCATGGCCCAGGCCCATGCCGCAAGCCTGGGGTTCGTGCGCGTGGTGTGGCTTGAAGGCCGCGTCGCGGGCGTCACCGCCGTGGGCCATGGCGTGGCCGCCATGGGCACCCTGGCCACGGTCATCGTGAATCAGGCCTGGACCCGCGAGGATGCCGAGAAAACCATTTTCCCCCACCCCGGCCTCGACGAATCCCTGCGCGCCGCGCTGTTGGCGGGGAAGAGGAAGAGTTAG
- a CDS encoding Maf family protein yields the protein MRPVVLASASPRRKELLALSGIEFKVVPSRALEPQPDDSETPEEYAVSMARIKAVEVSGRCPDAVVLGADSVVAVDMDVLGKPVDKEDAARMLGMLSGRTHRVVTGVCLVMPGREDMVFHVSTDVTMTEMPPEVIRAYVLTGEPMDKAGAYAVQGRAACFVTRIEGSYTNVVGLPLAEVVALLKKREVVLSPRP from the coding sequence ATGCGGCCAGTGGTTCTGGCCTCGGCTTCACCGAGAAGAAAGGAACTTTTGGCGCTGTCGGGAATCGAATTCAAGGTTGTGCCCAGCCGGGCGCTGGAACCACAGCCCGACGACAGCGAGACGCCCGAGGAATACGCCGTGAGCATGGCCCGCATCAAGGCCGTGGAGGTGTCGGGACGCTGCCCGGACGCGGTGGTCCTCGGCGCGGATTCGGTCGTTGCCGTGGATATGGATGTTTTGGGGAAACCGGTTGATAAAGAGGATGCGGCGCGCATGCTCGGGATGCTGTCCGGCCGGACGCACCGCGTGGTGACCGGGGTCTGTCTGGTCATGCCGGGACGCGAGGATATGGTCTTTCACGTCTCCACTGACGTGACCATGACCGAGATGCCGCCCGAGGTGATACGGGCCTATGTGCTAACCGGCGAGCCCATGGACAAGGCCGGGGCCTATGCCGTCCAGGGCCGCGCCGCCTGCTTCGTCACCCGCATCGAGGGCTCGTACACCAATGTGGTCGGGTTGCCGCTGGCTGAAGTCGTGGCCCTCCTCAAAAAACGAGAGGTCGTTCTTTCACCCAGGCCATGA
- a CDS encoding alpha/beta fold hydrolase, giving the protein MSVISSRDLKETLRDHQIVTGEELRECLKFPSTTIETAYGPVEYAQRGQGAVALIAHGGPGGYDQALVLGELFRKNGFRIVAPSRPGYLGTPLGFGKTAEEQGDLMAALLDALNIPQAVMIGASGGGPASYQAAQRHPDKVRALVVIDGISMNYTKGEDVSAFEEWMYLSRPGQWLMGFFFKHFPESVVKSFLTTESSLEKQEMGKRVREIVGDENTFALVDVMFQTMSHRFAERKAGARNDIALGAAIGKLPLDKIRCPTLIIHGDADNDVPPRDAEYAHEAIAGSRLLWIDKASHIGFWTAPDAHKVQRYALDWVQSR; this is encoded by the coding sequence ATGTCTGTCATTTCATCACGGGATCTCAAAGAGACCTTGCGGGATCATCAGATCGTCACGGGTGAAGAGTTGCGTGAATGCCTGAAGTTCCCGTCCACGACCATCGAGACGGCGTATGGGCCGGTGGAATACGCCCAGCGCGGGCAGGGGGCGGTGGCCCTGATCGCCCATGGCGGCCCCGGCGGCTATGATCAGGCCCTGGTTTTGGGAGAGCTTTTCCGGAAAAACGGGTTTCGGATCGTTGCGCCGTCACGGCCGGGGTATCTGGGGACGCCGTTGGGTTTCGGAAAAACCGCCGAGGAACAGGGCGACCTCATGGCCGCGCTTCTGGATGCCTTGAATATCCCCCAGGCCGTCATGATCGGCGCATCCGGCGGCGGGCCGGCCAGCTATCAGGCGGCGCAACGCCATCCCGACAAGGTGAGGGCGCTCGTGGTGATCGACGGCATCAGCATGAACTACACCAAGGGTGAGGACGTCAGCGCGTTCGAGGAATGGATGTATCTCAGCAGGCCTGGGCAATGGCTGATGGGCTTTTTCTTCAAGCATTTCCCGGAATCCGTGGTCAAAAGCTTTTTAACGACGGAAAGCAGCCTGGAAAAGCAGGAGATGGGAAAGCGGGTGCGGGAGATCGTCGGGGACGAAAACACATTTGCCCTTGTTGACGTCATGTTTCAAACGATGAGCCACAGATTTGCGGAGCGAAAGGCGGGGGCGCGAAACGATATCGCCCTGGGCGCGGCGATCGGGAAGCTGCCCCTGGACAAGATTCGCTGCCCGACGTTGATCATCCACGGCGACGCGGACAACGACGTGCCGCCGCGCGATGCGGAATATGCCCATGAGGCCATCGCCGGCTCGCGGTTGCTGTGGATCGACAAGGCGTCCCATATCGGCTTTTGGACGGCTCCCGATGCCCACAAGGTCCAGCGGTATGCCCTTGACTGGGTGCAAAGCCGGTAA